In Pseudomonadota bacterium, a single genomic region encodes these proteins:
- a CDS encoding response regulator, giving the protein IDRYKEALLLNNPFDLVILDLTVRHGMGGQLAMEELLKEDPSVRVIIASGYVDKPVIEHYKDYGFRGALKKPFSFDEFEEMVKKVIGTEA; this is encoded by the coding sequence CCATTGACCGCTACAAAGAGGCCCTTCTCTTGAACAACCCTTTTGACCTGGTGATTCTGGACCTTACGGTACGCCATGGTATGGGCGGGCAGTTGGCCATGGAAGAGCTGCTGAAGGAAGATCCATCCGTCAGGGTCATCATTGCCTCGGGCTACGTAGATAAACCGGTGATAGAACACTACAAAGACTACGGCTTCCGGGGGGCACTGAAGAAACCTTTTAGTTTTGATGAATTTGAGGAAATGGTAAAGAAGGTTATAGGTACAGAAGCATAA
- a CDS encoding tetratricopeptide repeat protein, translating to MRDMVLKHIPHVKAYSSLCCTILIAIMLSLIPFPVRGEMKTVTHTVKQPFGGSQSPDNARIAAVARARKEALEMAGVYVESFTIVKDSRIDKDEILALTAAVLAAEVVSQKNYHTDDAFGVEVVVRINVDTSVLEDRVKKFLADRTLLEQLNQARKKEKELLDKNAKLEEENKRFMAENKTSKQLESQFKDTSQGLTAIDWFYKTLAGWQNRKFPDRIKIIEYLSEAIRLKPDDADVYNNRGLAYLRMGNTTSGCNDLQKACSMGNCKSYEWAKNKGDCR from the coding sequence ATGTCAAAGCATACAGCTCACTTTGCTGCACAATTCTTATTGCAATAATGCTTAGCCTTATCCCTTTCCCTGTCCGGGGAGAGATGAAGACCGTCACCCATACAGTCAAACAACCTTTTGGGGGAAGCCAATCCCCTGATAATGCACGTATTGCTGCAGTAGCACGAGCAAGAAAGGAAGCCTTGGAAATGGCAGGGGTCTACGTGGAAAGTTTCACCATAGTGAAAGATTCACGTATAGATAAGGACGAAATCCTTGCTCTTACCGCAGCGGTACTGGCAGCAGAGGTAGTTTCGCAGAAAAACTACCATACAGATGATGCATTCGGCGTTGAGGTAGTTGTCAGAATAAATGTAGATACCTCTGTCCTTGAAGACCGGGTGAAGAAGTTCCTTGCAGACAGGACACTTCTTGAGCAGCTCAATCAGGCACGCAAAAAGGAAAAAGAATTACTCGATAAGAATGCTAAGCTTGAAGAGGAAAATAAACGGTTCATGGCTGAGAATAAAACCTCAAAACAGCTGGAAAGCCAGTTCAAGGACACATCACAAGGCCTTACCGCCATAGATTGGTTTTATAAAACCTTAGCAGGCTGGCAGAACCGAAAATTCCCTGATAGAATAAAGATAATTGAATATTTGAGCGAGGCCATCCGGCTCAAACCGGATGATGCCGATGTATACAACAACCGGGGGTTAGCATATTTGCGTATGGGAAATACCACCAGTGGATGCAATGACCTTCAGAAAGCATGCAGCATGGGAAATTGCAAGTCATACGAATGGGCAAAAAATAAGGGGGATTGCCGTTAA